In one Cygnus olor isolate bCygOlo1 chromosome 27, bCygOlo1.pri.v2, whole genome shotgun sequence genomic region, the following are encoded:
- the NEFL gene encoding neurofilament light polypeptide, translated as MSSYGYDPFFPSYKRRYADSSRLHVSTMRSSSGGYSSGRSAYSSLSAPVSSVSVRRSYAASSASGSLLHSVDSLDLSQVAAISNDLKSIRSQERAQLQDLNDRFACFIERVHELEQQNKVLEAELLVLRQKHAEPSRFRALYEQEIRELRLAAEEATSEKQALQGERESLEETLRGLQARYEEEVLSREDAEARLLEVRKGADEAALARAELEKRVDSLLDELAFLKKVHEEELAELQAQIQYAHLSVEMDVSAKPDLSAALRDIRAQYEKLAARNMQNAEEWFRSRFTVLSESAAKNTDAVRAAKDEVSESRRLLKAKTLEIEATRGMNEALEKQLQELEEKQSADISALQDTINKLENELRTTKSEMARYLKEYQDLLNVKMALDIEIAAYRKLLEGEETRLSFTSVGSITSGYTQAAPTFGRSAYSGLQSTSYLMTTRSFPTYYSSHVQEEQIEIEETIEAAKAGEAKAAPAEEGEEEEKEEGEEEEAGGEEAEEEEEGAKEESEEAKEGGEEGEETAAEEGEESQETAEETGEEEKEEKEAAGKEESEVKKKA; from the exons ATGAGCTCCTACGGCTACGATCCGTTTTTTCCCTCCTACAAGCGCCGCTATGCCGACAGCTCGCGGCTCCACGTCTCCACGATGcggagcagcagcggcggcTACAGCTCGGGGCGTTCGGCGTACTCCAGCCTGTCGGCGCCCGTCTCCTCCGTGTCGGTGCGCCGCAGCTACGCCGCCTCTAGCGCCTCGGGCTCCCTCCTGCACTCGGTGGACAGCCTCGACCTGAGCCAGGTGGCGGCCATCAGCAACGACCTCAAGTCCATCCGCAGCCAGGAGCGGGCGCAGCTGCAGGACCTCAACGACCGCTTCGCCTGCTTCATCGAGCGGGTGCACGAGTTGGAGCAGCAGAACAAGGTGCTGGAGGctgagctgctggtgctgaggcAGAAGCACGCTGAGCCATCCCGCTTCCGAGCCCTGTATGAGCAGGAGATCCGTGAGCTGCGCCTGGCTGCTGAGGAGGCGACAAGCGAGAAGCAGGCGCTGCAGGGCGAGCGGGAGAGCTTGGAGGAGACGCTGCGGGGGCTGCAGGCCCGCTATGAGGAAGAGGTGCTGAGCCGGGAGGATGCTGAGGCCAGGCTGCTGGAGGTCCGCAAGGGCGCCGATGAGGCAGCGTTGGCTCGGGCCGAGCTGGAGAAGCGTGTGGACAGCCTCCTGGATGAGCTGGCCTTCCTCAAGAAGGTCCACGAGGAAGAGCTGGCCGAGCTGCAGGCTCAGATCCAGTATGCTCACCTCTCCGTCGAGATGGACGTGTCGGCCAAGCCTGACCTCTCAGCCGCACTGCGGGACATCCGTGCCCAGTACGAGAAGCTGGCGGCCCGCAACATGCAGAACGCCGAGGAGTGGTTCCGCAGCCGCTTCACCGTCCTCAGCGAGAGCGCTGCCAAGAACACCGATGCTGTCCGTGCCGCCAAGGATGAGGTGTCTGAGAGCCGCCGTCTCCTGAAGGCCAAGACACTGGAGATTGAGGCTACCCGTGGCATGAACGAAGCGttggagaagcagctgcaggagctggaggaaaagcagagtgcTGACATCTCGGCGCTGCAG GATACAATCAACAAATTAGAGAATGAGTTGCGAACCACGAAGAGTGAAATGGCTCGGTACTTAAAGGAATATCAAGACCTGCTCAATGTGAAAATGGCCCTGGACATTGAGATTGCAGCATACAG AAAACTGCTGGAAGGTGAAGAGACCCGACTCAGCTTCACTAGTGTTGGAAGCATCACCAGTGGCTACACCCAGGCTGCCCCGACTTTTGGCAGGTCTGCATACAGTGGTCTCCAGTCCACTTCCTACTTGATGACAACCCGTTCCTTCCCCACCTACTACTCTAGTCATGTCCAGGAAGAACAGATTGAAATAGAGGAAACAATTGAGGCTGCTAAAGCAGGAGAAGCcaaggcagccccagcagaggaaggtgaggaagaagagaaagaagaaggtgaggaggaagaagcaggaggtgaagaggctgaagaagaggaggaag GTGCGAAGGAAGAATCTGAAGAAGCCAAAGAGGGTGgtgaagaaggggaagaaacagcag